One Bremerella sp. JC817 genomic window carries:
- a CDS encoding SWIM zinc finger family protein has protein sequence MISIDEDFIAAAAPNAAAANNGRGLVLKNKFVALHHSDDNTLLFGECQGSGKTPYHCSADFTNPAAVTYRCSCPSRQFPCKHSLGLLYAYVDGKSFTPAEVPESLASKREKAAVRAEKKKVDADKPRKVNKSALAKKIKAQLEGLDLLEKLTLDLVRLGIGNMNAKSARDIEKQAKRLGDSYLPGAQTALHHYTKLFFNDDEAKSSAQQERIYSEALDQLGRLHSLVKQGRNYLNSRLDDPELAPEIESAIAAWLGHAWQLRELKDAGLVQTDVELVQLSFNSYDDVARREWVDTGTWMNLKTGAIQLTQNFRPYSAAKYIKEEDSFFQVAQVSELCVYPGDENPRVRWETMTMRPLAGGDFPKIQSFGHASFADVIKKVKTQLKSPLADRLPVYALNYQQIGQIGDKLVAVDAKGERLVLTEQGLDEEPNTCSLLPMLPPPLLQQQTLIARFRHDLDSRKLEIKPLSIVSRDAIHRLTY, from the coding sequence ATGATATCGATCGACGAAGATTTCATCGCTGCCGCAGCCCCCAACGCGGCGGCTGCCAATAACGGTCGTGGTCTTGTTTTGAAGAATAAGTTCGTTGCCCTGCATCACTCCGACGACAACACGTTGTTGTTCGGCGAATGCCAGGGAAGCGGCAAGACTCCTTATCACTGCTCTGCCGACTTCACGAATCCTGCCGCGGTAACCTATCGCTGCAGTTGTCCGAGTCGACAGTTTCCCTGCAAGCACTCGCTTGGCCTGCTTTACGCCTATGTCGATGGCAAATCGTTCACGCCGGCGGAAGTCCCAGAATCGCTCGCCAGCAAACGCGAGAAAGCCGCTGTCCGGGCCGAGAAAAAGAAGGTCGACGCCGACAAGCCCCGCAAGGTCAACAAGTCGGCACTCGCGAAGAAGATCAAAGCCCAACTCGAAGGACTCGATCTGCTCGAGAAACTGACGCTGGATCTGGTTCGCCTTGGCATTGGCAACATGAACGCCAAGTCGGCCCGTGATATTGAGAAGCAAGCAAAGCGTCTGGGGGATTCTTATCTGCCCGGGGCCCAAACGGCCCTGCACCATTACACGAAGCTGTTCTTCAACGACGACGAAGCGAAGAGTTCTGCCCAGCAGGAACGCATCTACAGCGAAGCCCTCGACCAACTTGGCCGCTTGCACTCGCTTGTCAAACAAGGTCGCAACTATCTGAACTCGCGCCTGGATGATCCGGAACTCGCCCCAGAGATCGAATCGGCCATTGCCGCCTGGCTGGGCCACGCGTGGCAACTACGCGAGTTAAAAGACGCCGGCCTGGTGCAAACCGATGTCGAACTGGTTCAGCTATCGTTCAACAGCTACGACGATGTCGCCCGTCGCGAATGGGTCGATACCGGTACGTGGATGAACCTGAAAACGGGAGCGATCCAGCTCACCCAAAACTTCCGCCCCTATTCCGCCGCGAAGTACATCAAGGAAGAAGACAGCTTCTTTCAGGTGGCCCAGGTCAGCGAACTTTGCGTTTACCCGGGCGACGAGAACCCGCGTGTTCGTTGGGAAACGATGACAATGCGGCCCTTAGCCGGTGGAGATTTCCCGAAGATCCAAAGCTTCGGCCATGCCAGCTTTGCCGACGTGATCAAGAAAGTGAAGACGCAACTGAAGTCCCCGCTCGCCGATCGCCTTCCAGTCTATGCCCTCAATTATCAGCAGATTGGTCAGATCGGCGACAAGCTGGTGGCCGTCGATGCCAAGGGAGAACGCCTGGTGTTGACCGAACAAGGTTTGGATGAAGAGCCTAATACGTGCAGTCTGCTGCCGATGCTTCCGCCGCCTTTGCTTCAACAGCAAACGCTGATCGCTCGCTTCCGTCACGACCTCGATTCCCGCAAGCTCGAGATCAAACCTCTCTCGATCGTCAGCCGCGACGCTATTCATCGCTTGACGTACTAA